In one Vagococcus entomophilus genomic region, the following are encoded:
- the treR gene encoding trehalose operon repressor codes for MNRYLEIFTDLKQQIIEEHYPAHSLLPSENQLAAHYKVSRETIRKALVLLLENGYIQKKQGKGSIVLDIRRFDFPITGLTSYKELQHTQKFHSRTIVQKLEKKRLKQEEACAFELPSGSEVWQLIRQREIDHEIVILDKDYLLTSIVPELPLEAAEDSIYHYLEHEKHLLISYAQKEIVVEAATKEDREWMDLHQTDTHVVVVKSQVFLEDTRLFQYTESRHRLDRFRFVDFARRRHQ; via the coding sequence ATGAATCGTTATCTGGAAATTTTTACGGATCTTAAACAGCAGATTATTGAAGAGCACTACCCTGCACACTCATTGTTGCCAAGCGAAAATCAGCTTGCTGCGCATTACAAAGTTTCACGCGAAACGATTCGTAAAGCGCTCGTGTTGCTACTTGAAAATGGCTATATCCAAAAAAAGCAAGGAAAAGGCTCGATTGTACTAGATATTCGTCGCTTTGATTTTCCCATTACTGGGCTGACTAGCTACAAAGAATTGCAGCACACCCAAAAGTTTCACAGTCGAACGATTGTTCAAAAACTTGAAAAAAAACGGCTCAAGCAAGAAGAAGCCTGTGCGTTTGAACTGCCTTCTGGTAGTGAAGTGTGGCAGCTAATTCGGCAACGAGAAATCGACCATGAAATAGTTATTTTGGATAAGGACTATTTACTAACTTCTATTGTCCCAGAACTCCCCCTAGAAGCGGCTGAGGACTCTATTTACCACTATCTCGAACATGAAAAGCATTTACTTATCAGCTATGCCCAAAAAGAAATTGTCGTTGAAGCAGCTACTAAAGAAGACCGCGAGTGGATGGACTTACACCAAACAGACACGCACGTGGTGGTAGTAAAGAGTCAAGTATTCCTAGAAGACACCCGACTCTTTCAGTATACCGAGTCTAGGCATCGACTAGACCGCTTTCGTTTTGTTGATTTTGCGAGACGCCGTCACCAATAA
- a CDS encoding IreB family regulatory phosphoprotein → MSFTDDTVRFEFDDSRKKEVSDTLTTVYHALEEKGYNPINQIVGYLLSGDPAYIPRYKDARNLIRRHERDEIMEELVKHYLSNNGIEFK, encoded by the coding sequence ATGAGTTTTACAGATGATACAGTGCGATTTGAATTTGACGATAGCAGAAAAAAAGAAGTAAGTGATACATTAACTACGGTCTATCATGCATTAGAAGAAAAAGGCTATAATCCAATTAATCAAATCGTTGGGTACTTGCTCTCTGGAGATCCAGCGTATATTCCTCGCTACAAAGATGCTCGAAATTTGATTAGACGACACGAACGAGACGAAATTATGGAAGAATTAGTAAAACATTACCTTTCTAACAACGGAATTGAGTTTAAATGA
- the ruvX gene encoding Holliday junction resolvase RuvX, translating to MRTMGLDVGSKTVGIAVSDLLGWTAQGIEIIRIDEANEEFGFDRLKELIDEYEVTKLVLGLPKNMNNSIGPRAEASLAYGKKVEELFHLPVAYQDERLTTVQAERMLIEQANASRAKRKKVIDKLAAVMILQNYLDQHSR from the coding sequence ATGAGAACAATGGGATTAGACGTTGGTTCAAAAACAGTTGGGATTGCTGTGAGCGATTTACTTGGTTGGACCGCACAAGGCATAGAAATTATCCGCATTGATGAGGCAAACGAAGAATTTGGGTTTGATCGCTTAAAAGAGCTTATTGATGAATATGAAGTCACAAAGCTTGTGTTGGGGTTACCTAAAAATATGAATAATTCAATTGGACCACGTGCAGAAGCTTCACTTGCATACGGAAAAAAAGTCGAAGAGCTATTTCATTTGCCAGTAGCCTATCAAGACGAACGCCTAACAACAGTGCAAGCAGAAAGAATGCTAATCGAGCAAGCCAATGCCTCAAGAGCCAAGCGAAAAAAAGTCATTGATAAGTTGGCTGCAGTAATGATTTTACAGAATTATTTGGATCAACATTCAAGATAG
- a CDS encoding DUF1292 domain-containing protein, translated as MAHEHHHDHDHEHEHITLVDDQGNETLFEILLTIDGQEEFGKSYVLLYPTGVSDDEEVELQAYAYEEAENGSEGELKEIQTDAEWDMIEEVFNTFMAEEEAE; from the coding sequence ATGGCACACGAACACCATCACGACCATGATCACGAACATGAACACATTACTTTGGTCGATGACCAAGGAAACGAAACGTTATTTGAGATTTTACTGACAATTGATGGACAAGAAGAATTTGGCAAGAGCTATGTCTTGCTCTATCCAACAGGTGTATCGGATGATGAGGAAGTAGAATTACAAGCCTATGCATACGAAGAAGCGGAAAACGGTTCTGAAGGTGAATTAAAAGAAATCCAAACGGACGCAGAATGGGACATGATTGAAGAAGTTTTCAATACGTTTATGGCGGAAGAAGAAGCGGAATAA
- a CDS encoding Lrp/AsnC family transcriptional regulator, whose amino-acid sequence MDSIDQEILTILTQNSQLTNKKIGEKIHMTGQAVGNRILKLQEKGLIQHFSIKINYPYTQFVRIFMDTPQFNQFEQLANSYKEVEAVYKVSGQSCYMLICHFSQTSLSEFIEAISKWARYSVETVVADKTRTQES is encoded by the coding sequence ATGGATAGCATCGATCAAGAAATTTTGACTATTTTAACGCAAAATAGCCAACTGACCAACAAAAAAATTGGGGAGAAAATCCATATGACTGGACAAGCCGTTGGAAATCGGATTCTTAAACTACAAGAAAAAGGTCTGATTCAACATTTTAGTATTAAAATCAACTATCCCTACACACAGTTTGTCAGAATCTTTATGGACACACCACAATTTAATCAATTCGAACAACTAGCGAACTCCTACAAAGAGGTAGAGGCAGTCTACAAAGTCTCAGGTCAGTCCTGTTATATGCTTATTTGCCATTTTTCACAAACTAGCTTATCTGAGTTTATAGAAGCAATTTCGAAATGGGCTAGGTATAGCGTAGAAACGGTTGTCGCCGATAAAACTCGCACACAGGAAAGCTAA
- a CDS encoding isochorismatase family protein translates to MKQALIVVDVQNDYFTGGKMPLSLPERALSQINKLEEHFLKNQLPIIYIQHIKDDPQAPFFGRGTKGAQLHSDLKVNSSSIIIEKQYPNSFLQTNLAQLLQSLQVQQVVVTGMMTHMCIDSTTRASAERGYQPILISDATTTRKLKVQEREVLADEVQGAFIAALQTFAQVLTTSDYLRQ, encoded by the coding sequence ATGAAGCAAGCATTAATAGTTGTAGATGTCCAGAATGATTATTTTACTGGTGGTAAAATGCCGCTGAGTTTGCCTGAGCGAGCGCTATCTCAAATTAATAAACTAGAAGAGCACTTTTTAAAGAATCAGCTACCGATTATTTACATCCAACACATCAAGGATGATCCGCAAGCTCCTTTTTTTGGACGAGGGACAAAAGGAGCGCAATTACATTCGGATTTAAAGGTAAATTCCTCTTCTATCATCATTGAAAAACAGTATCCTAACTCTTTTTTGCAAACCAATTTGGCTCAGCTCTTGCAGTCTTTGCAGGTCCAACAAGTGGTTGTTACAGGAATGATGACACATATGTGTATTGACTCGACCACTCGGGCAAGTGCAGAGAGAGGGTACCAGCCTATCCTAATTTCAGATGCAACTACGACTAGAAAGCTTAAGGTCCAAGAGCGAGAAGTTTTAGCAGATGAGGTGCAAGGAGCTTTTATAGCCGCCCTGCAAACTTTTGCTCAAGTTCTCACCACAAGTGACTATTTGCGTCAGTAG
- the rnhC gene encoding ribonuclease HIII: MSQAIVLQVNKSVLEKMNNHYSPFKKEQAPPYTLFAAKKGTVTITAYKSGKVLFQGPSAEKEAGNWQASSSTPTAHSTDLKKKTTLPPNFSNWSVIGSDEVGNGSYFGPVTVCAAFVPREKIHPLKKLGVKDSKLLTDSQIRLLAPKIEALIDLRLLTVTPSKYNQIQPKYNVNHMKAVLHNQAIYLLLQQIAPTQPEGILIDQFTPEKNYRRYIKTEVHPVTDNLYFTTKGEHYHIAVAAASIICRAAFLDSLEALSLEAEFPLPSGAGSKSDAIAAKILKKGGLELLGKYAKLHFANTEKAHKLNR; the protein is encoded by the coding sequence ATGAGCCAAGCTATTGTATTACAAGTCAACAAATCCGTACTCGAAAAAATGAACAACCATTATAGTCCATTCAAAAAAGAGCAAGCTCCACCTTACACCCTTTTTGCAGCAAAAAAGGGCACAGTAACCATTACTGCCTATAAATCAGGAAAAGTGCTGTTTCAAGGACCCTCTGCTGAAAAAGAGGCAGGTAATTGGCAAGCAAGCTCTAGCACGCCTACCGCACATTCTACTGACCTTAAAAAGAAAACTACTTTGCCACCAAACTTTTCAAATTGGTCGGTAATTGGCAGTGATGAGGTTGGAAATGGTAGTTATTTTGGCCCAGTAACGGTTTGCGCAGCATTTGTTCCTAGAGAGAAAATTCACCCTCTAAAAAAATTAGGCGTGAAAGATTCCAAGTTGCTGACTGATAGCCAAATCCGCTTGCTTGCTCCTAAAATTGAAGCCTTGATTGACTTACGTTTATTGACTGTAACGCCAAGTAAATACAATCAAATTCAACCAAAATACAACGTCAATCATATGAAAGCGGTACTCCATAATCAGGCAATTTATCTTCTTTTGCAACAAATTGCCCCCACCCAACCAGAAGGGATTTTGATCGATCAATTCACTCCAGAGAAAAACTATCGACGCTACATTAAAACCGAAGTGCACCCTGTTACGGATAATCTGTACTTCACCACTAAAGGGGAACACTACCACATCGCTGTAGCAGCAGCTTCGATCATCTGCCGTGCCGCTTTTCTAGACAGCTTAGAGGCCCTTTCTTTGGAGGCAGAGTTCCCCCTGCCCTCTGGAGCTGGAAGTAAGTCTGATGCTATTGCGGCAAAAATATTAAAAAAAGGTGGACTCGAACTGTTGGGAAAATATGCAAAATTGCATTTTGCAAACACCGAAAAAGCGCACAAATTGAATAGATAA
- a CDS encoding cell division protein ZapA has product MSQEKIRYKATIDGHNYTIIGNENKEHMDLVMELLNHQLAEIKSLNKEINSEQAAILLAINALSDQAKKQEKLLVLEEKYQVASEKAKKVDELEGRVQRIEILEEQAKQILQESGKDCESITHIEAQQIVNQQMKEKIQKHQRELK; this is encoded by the coding sequence ATGTCACAAGAGAAAATCAGGTATAAAGCAACAATTGATGGACATAATTATACAATTATTGGAAATGAAAATAAAGAACATATGGACTTGGTGATGGAGCTTTTGAATCATCAATTGGCAGAAATCAAATCTTTGAACAAAGAAATAAATTCTGAACAGGCAGCGATTTTGCTAGCCATTAATGCCTTGTCAGATCAAGCGAAAAAGCAAGAAAAGTTACTTGTATTAGAAGAAAAATATCAAGTTGCAAGTGAAAAGGCGAAGAAAGTTGATGAGCTTGAAGGGCGCGTTCAACGAATTGAGATTTTAGAGGAACAAGCGAAGCAAATTTTACAAGAATCAGGAAAAGACTGTGAGTCGATTACACATATCGAAGCACAGCAGATTGTGAACCAACAGATGAAAGAAAAAATTCAAAAGCACCAACGTGAACTTAAATGA
- a CDS encoding CvpA family protein — MLTIIILVLLLIGFYTGARRGLVLQIVYSVGYILSFAIAKLYYTDLAKKIELYIPYPSATESTQMVFFSQPLSFDLDGAFYGAVAFMLILFAGWLLTRFIGMFFHKLMFFPILKQLNTLGGGLISLLVMYVGIFLILSVLSLVPMESIQSLYETSGVAQFIVKKTPFFSKAIYEWWIVQMTA; from the coding sequence ATGCTAACCATCATTATTTTAGTTTTACTTTTGATTGGTTTTTACACAGGCGCACGCAGAGGCTTAGTCCTACAAATTGTTTATTCAGTCGGGTACATTCTGTCCTTTGCTATAGCCAAGTTATATTATACAGATCTGGCAAAAAAGATTGAATTATATATCCCGTATCCATCCGCAACAGAAAGTACACAGATGGTGTTTTTTAGTCAGCCACTTTCTTTTGATTTAGATGGCGCTTTTTACGGGGCAGTTGCCTTTATGCTGATTTTATTTGCAGGCTGGTTGTTGACCCGTTTTATCGGAATGTTTTTCCATAAACTGATGTTTTTCCCTATCCTAAAACAATTGAATACACTAGGAGGCGGATTGATTAGTTTGCTTGTGATGTATGTTGGAATTTTTCTGATTTTGTCCGTGCTGAGCCTAGTTCCAATGGAGAGTATTCAGTCATTATATGAAACAAGTGGCGTAGCACAATTTATTGTGAAGAAAACACCTTTTTTCTCAAAGGCAATTTATGAATGGTGGATTGTACAAATGACTGCTTAA
- a CDS encoding endonuclease MutS2: MNTKILKTLEFQKIKSLVESLTVTAAGAEEARELTPIHHEEKMSRWLLETEDGQKIVRLRGGMPVPKLENIRPHMRRLEIGASLNGLEIAQVGRVLQTTTEVKRFFEELKELEVSFHYLYEWAEKLITLPTVNQKIRQSVDEDGRVTDEASSTLKGIRTQIRRTEQDVRSQLDGLVRGKHAKYLSDAIVTMRNERYVIPVKQEYRGVFGGVVHDQSASGQTLFIEPKQVVELNNRLRQYQISERQEVERILAELSNELAPYEKEIIQNAFVLGRLDFIQAKALLAKQMHASIPKISAKNEISLHEARHPLIDPEIVVANDIFLGKDYKAIVITGPNTGGKTITLKTLGLLQLMAQSGLGIPAGEESSVAIFNEIFADIGDEQSIEQSLSTFSSHMTNIVTILDSMDENSLLLFDELGAGTDPQEGAALAISILDAVGAKGAYVMATTHYPELKVYGYNRVGTINASMEFDVETLRPTYRLLIGVPGRSNAFEISKRLGLDTTIIQEASQIIDGESQDLNEMIADLENRRKMTETEYLEVRHFVEEAQTLHRDLKEMYQLFFEEREKELTKAKKQANQLVSEAEVEAEKIIKDIRKMQQASGQAGGIKEHQLIEAKAQLSGLHQEEQLQKNKILQKAKQQKTLKVGDEVLVQTYGQRGTLIKKMKNQIWQVQLGILKMNIPESDMTPVAPEKEPVTPYKVAAIKRQKSTNVSMQLDLRGKRYEEALAEVDQYLDAAQLSNYGQVTIVHGKGTGALREGITQFLKGHRGVDSFEFAPANQGGNGATIVHLK, encoded by the coding sequence ATGAACACCAAAATATTAAAAACATTAGAGTTCCAAAAAATAAAATCCTTAGTGGAATCGCTGACTGTCACTGCGGCAGGCGCGGAGGAAGCACGTGAATTAACCCCGATTCATCATGAAGAAAAAATGAGTCGTTGGTTACTTGAAACAGAAGATGGGCAAAAGATTGTTCGATTACGAGGAGGTATGCCAGTCCCTAAATTAGAGAACATTCGACCACATATGCGCCGCTTAGAGATTGGTGCATCTTTGAATGGGCTTGAAATTGCGCAAGTCGGACGGGTTCTACAAACTACAACCGAGGTTAAACGCTTTTTTGAAGAGCTGAAAGAGTTAGAAGTAAGTTTTCACTACTTGTACGAGTGGGCCGAAAAGTTAATTACCTTGCCAACTGTAAATCAAAAAATTCGGCAATCGGTCGATGAGGATGGTCGAGTTACCGATGAGGCTTCCTCAACTTTGAAAGGTATTCGGACGCAGATTCGCCGGACCGAACAAGATGTTCGCTCTCAACTGGATGGTTTGGTTCGAGGGAAACATGCAAAATATTTAAGTGACGCGATTGTCACGATGAGAAATGAACGTTATGTAATACCAGTCAAGCAAGAGTATAGAGGGGTTTTTGGTGGGGTGGTGCATGACCAAAGTGCCTCAGGGCAAACGCTGTTTATCGAACCCAAACAGGTAGTAGAGCTGAATAATCGTTTGCGCCAATATCAAATTTCAGAGCGTCAAGAAGTAGAACGGATCTTGGCTGAACTTTCCAATGAATTGGCTCCTTATGAAAAAGAAATTATCCAAAATGCGTTTGTATTAGGACGTTTGGATTTTATTCAGGCAAAGGCTCTTCTTGCAAAACAAATGCATGCGAGTATCCCAAAGATTAGTGCTAAAAATGAAATCTCGCTTCATGAGGCAAGGCATCCACTGATTGATCCAGAAATAGTGGTTGCTAATGATATCTTTTTGGGCAAGGATTATAAGGCGATTGTCATTACTGGTCCGAATACCGGTGGGAAAACAATTACGCTGAAAACGTTGGGCCTGCTACAATTGATGGCACAATCAGGTCTAGGTATACCTGCTGGAGAAGAAAGTAGCGTGGCGATTTTTAATGAAATATTTGCAGATATCGGGGACGAACAGTCGATTGAGCAAAGCTTGAGTACGTTCTCTTCACATATGACCAATATTGTCACGATTCTAGATTCGATGGACGAGAATAGCTTACTTTTATTTGATGAGTTAGGTGCTGGGACAGATCCTCAGGAAGGAGCCGCACTCGCAATCTCCATATTGGACGCAGTGGGAGCAAAAGGGGCATATGTAATGGCAACGACTCATTATCCGGAGCTAAAAGTTTACGGATATAACCGAGTAGGGACAATTAATGCCAGTATGGAATTTGATGTGGAAACCTTGCGTCCGACCTATCGTCTATTGATTGGAGTTCCTGGTCGAAGTAATGCTTTTGAAATTTCGAAAAGGCTGGGGCTGGATACAACAATTATTCAGGAAGCCAGTCAAATTATTGACGGAGAAAGTCAAGATTTAAACGAGATGATTGCCGATTTAGAAAATAGACGGAAAATGACGGAAACGGAGTACTTGGAGGTTCGACATTTTGTAGAAGAAGCACAGACACTGCATCGTGATTTAAAAGAAATGTACCAGTTATTCTTTGAAGAACGGGAAAAAGAGCTGACAAAAGCTAAAAAGCAAGCGAACCAGCTAGTTTCAGAAGCGGAAGTCGAAGCAGAAAAAATTATCAAGGACATTCGTAAAATGCAACAAGCAAGTGGTCAAGCTGGAGGAATCAAGGAACACCAATTGATTGAAGCAAAAGCACAATTGTCTGGGTTACATCAAGAAGAACAGTTACAAAAAAATAAAATTCTACAAAAAGCAAAGCAACAGAAAACATTAAAAGTTGGCGATGAGGTATTAGTTCAAACCTATGGGCAACGGGGAACCTTGATTAAAAAGATGAAAAATCAGATCTGGCAAGTTCAATTGGGAATTTTAAAGATGAACATTCCAGAGAGTGACATGACACCTGTTGCTCCAGAGAAAGAGCCAGTTACACCGTATAAAGTGGCTGCTATCAAAAGACAAAAAAGTACGAATGTATCGATGCAATTGGATCTTCGGGGCAAACGCTATGAGGAAGCTCTTGCAGAGGTCGATCAATATTTGGATGCGGCTCAACTATCAAATTATGGTCAAGTGACGATTGTTCACGGTAAAGGAACAGGGGCGCTAAGAGAAGGCATTACGCAGTTCTTAAAAGGACATCGTGGGGTTGATTCTTTTGAGTTTGCGCCGGCCAATCAAGGTGGAAATGGCGCAACGATTGTTCACCTAAAGTGA
- the trxA gene encoding thioredoxin encodes MVQPLTDKEFATETDSGLVLVDFWATWCGPCRMQAPILDKVEEEYEDQVSFYKMDVDENPETPSQFGIMSIPTLLIKKDGEVVEKLIGVQQKAQLEKVFAKYL; translated from the coding sequence ATGGTACAACCACTTACAGATAAAGAATTTGCAACAGAAACAGACTCAGGTTTGGTGCTGGTCGATTTTTGGGCGACATGGTGTGGACCATGCCGTATGCAAGCGCCAATCTTGGACAAAGTCGAAGAAGAATACGAAGATCAAGTTTCTTTTTATAAAATGGACGTGGATGAAAATCCAGAAACACCAAGTCAATTTGGAATTATGAGCATCCCTACCTTGCTAATTAAAAAAGATGGCGAAGTAGTGGAAAAATTAATTGGTGTTCAACAAAAGGCACAGCTTGAAAAAGTATTTGCGAAATATTTATAA
- a CDS encoding putative metal homeostasis protein: MPEKNDLSSARRRLASPNIKTRKRALKIIQDDKRRKKGIR; this comes from the coding sequence ATGCCTGAAAAAAATGATTTATCTAGCGCTAGAAGACGTCTAGCAAGCCCGAACATCAAGACACGAAAGCGTGCTCTAAAGATTATTCAAGACGACAAACGGAGAAAAAAAGGGATCCGTTAA
- the rpsN gene encoding 30S ribosomal protein S14 has translation MAKKSKVVKAQKQRIMIEKYAEQRRELKEKGDYEGLRKLPKDSNPIHYKNRDLIDGRPRAYMRKFGMSRIHFRELALQGKIPGVKKASW, from the coding sequence ATGGCGAAAAAATCGAAAGTTGTAAAAGCTCAAAAACAAAGAATAATGATTGAAAAATATGCTGAACAAAGAAGAGAATTAAAAGAAAAAGGAGATTATGAAGGATTGAGAAAATTACCGAAGGATTCCAATCCTATTCATTATAAAAATCGCGATTTAATTGATGGACGTCCTAGAGCTTATATGCGCAAGTTTGGGATGTCACGGATCCATTTTAGAGAGCTAGCACTGCAAGGGAAAATACCTGGGGTCAAAAAAGCTAGTTGGTAA
- a CDS encoding rhodanese-related sulfurtransferase, with product MTANYQVLLYYQYTTIEDPELFAKQHLAFCESLNLRGRILVANEGINGTLSGRVADTKRYMEAMHQDERFKEMLFKLDPAPEHAFKKMHVRPRKELVSLNLEQDINPLEQTGDYLSPKEFKEAILDEETVVIDARNDYEYDLGHFRGAIRPEIRSFRELPQWIQENKEKFMDKRVVTYCTGGIRCEKFSGWLVREGFKDVGQLHGGIATYGKDPEVQGDLWDGAMYVFDERISVPINRKEHVVVGRDWFDGKPCERYVNCANPYCNRQMLCSEQNEEKYLRGCSHECRVHSQNRYVREQELSTAEVVKRLSAIGEKLSESVK from the coding sequence ATGACAGCGAATTATCAAGTTTTACTTTATTATCAATATACCACCATTGAAGACCCAGAATTATTTGCAAAACAGCACTTGGCGTTTTGTGAGTCGCTCAATCTTCGAGGACGTATTTTGGTTGCAAATGAGGGAATTAATGGCACTTTGTCCGGACGAGTAGCAGATACAAAACGATATATGGAAGCAATGCATCAAGATGAACGCTTTAAGGAAATGCTATTTAAGCTTGATCCAGCACCAGAACACGCATTTAAAAAAATGCATGTGCGCCCGCGTAAAGAATTAGTATCTTTAAATCTTGAACAAGACATCAATCCACTAGAACAAACTGGTGACTATTTGAGCCCTAAAGAGTTTAAAGAAGCAATCTTGGATGAAGAGACAGTCGTAATCGATGCTCGAAATGACTATGAATATGATCTAGGCCATTTTAGAGGAGCAATCCGTCCAGAAATTCGAAGTTTTCGTGAGTTGCCACAGTGGATTCAAGAAAATAAAGAAAAATTTATGGATAAGCGTGTCGTTACCTACTGTACTGGGGGAATTCGTTGTGAAAAATTTTCTGGTTGGTTAGTTCGAGAAGGGTTTAAAGACGTGGGACAATTACATGGTGGCATTGCAACGTATGGAAAAGATCCAGAAGTTCAAGGGGACTTGTGGGATGGTGCAATGTACGTGTTTGACGAGAGGATTAGTGTTCCCATTAATCGCAAAGAGCATGTAGTTGTTGGACGTGATTGGTTTGATGGCAAACCTTGTGAGCGCTATGTGAATTGTGCAAACCCTTATTGCAACCGTCAGATGCTTTGCTCTGAACAAAATGAAGAAAAATATTTACGTGGTTGTTCGCATGAATGTCGAGTGCATTCTCAGAATCGTTATGTCAGAGAACAAGAACTTTCTACTGCTGAGGTTGTAAAGAGATTAAGCGCAATTGGTGAAAAGCTTAGTGAAAGTGTTAAATAG
- a CDS encoding LysR family transcriptional regulator: protein MKLQQLRYMIAVVQSGSFNQAAKRLFISQSSLSSAIKELENETGIELFIRTNKGISLTTDGAEFLGYARQVVEQTELLEQRYLNKKPARQLFSVSTQHYAFSVDAFVSLIRKTDADEYDFALRETKTHEIFEDVKTQRSEIGILYKYSYNEKVVDKFVKENHLKFSPLFEAKPHVFVSTKHPLVKQAKVSVNMEELKEYPYLLFDQGEFNSFYFSEEILSTVARKKSLHVSDRATLFNLLIGLNGYTISTGVIGTDLNGTDIVALPLNVEETICVGWISSANRQLSRLGKLYIEELQKVLEAYDVVTLFE from the coding sequence ATGAAATTACAACAATTACGCTATATGATTGCAGTTGTGCAGTCGGGTTCGTTTAATCAAGCGGCAAAACGGTTATTTATTTCGCAGTCGTCTCTATCATCGGCGATTAAAGAATTAGAGAATGAAACTGGAATTGAGTTGTTCATTCGAACCAATAAAGGGATTAGTCTGACCACTGATGGTGCAGAATTTTTGGGGTATGCTAGACAAGTGGTTGAACAAACTGAACTTTTGGAGCAGCGTTATCTCAATAAAAAGCCTGCCAGGCAACTATTTTCTGTTTCAACGCAGCATTATGCTTTTTCAGTTGATGCGTTTGTTTCGCTGATTCGTAAGACGGATGCAGATGAGTACGATTTTGCATTACGAGAGACAAAAACCCATGAAATTTTTGAAGATGTAAAAACGCAGCGAAGTGAAATTGGCATTTTGTATAAATATAGCTACAATGAAAAAGTGGTAGATAAGTTTGTTAAAGAAAATCACTTGAAGTTTTCACCGTTGTTTGAAGCAAAACCTCATGTGTTTGTCAGCACAAAGCACCCCTTAGTCAAACAGGCGAAAGTCAGTGTGAATATGGAAGAGTTAAAAGAATATCCCTATCTATTATTTGATCAAGGGGAGTTTAATTCGTTTTATTTCTCAGAAGAAATCTTGAGTACGGTTGCGAGGAAAAAAAGTCTCCATGTCAGTGACCGAGCAACTTTATTTAATCTGTTGATTGGACTGAATGGCTATACCATTTCAACCGGTGTAATTGGCACGGATTTAAATGGAACAGACATTGTGGCATTGCCTTTGAATGTCGAGGAAACAATCTGTGTGGGTTGGATTAGTTCGGCAAACAGACAACTTTCACGCTTAGGAAAACTGTATATTGAAGAGTTACAAAAAGTATTGGAGGCCTATGATGTTGTCACCTTGTTTGAATGA